A genomic window from Triticum urartu cultivar G1812 chromosome 7, Tu2.1, whole genome shotgun sequence includes:
- the LOC125522877 gene encoding 3-ketoacyl-CoA synthase 11-like, with protein sequence MDAPAPNAANPPAPAAAEPAAQPRRLPDFLQSVRLKYVKLGYHHLISHGMYLLLSPLMALVAVQLSTVSPGDLADLWEQLRFNLVSVLVCSTLLVFLSTVYFLTRPRPVYLVDFACYKPGPERRCTRQTFMRCSEATGSFTDANLDFQRKILERSGLGEDTYLPPAVLRVPPNPCMDEARREASTVMFGAIDQLLEKTGVRPKDIGILVVNCSLFNPTPSLSAMVVNHYGLRGNVVSYNLGGMGCSAGLLSVDLAKDLLQVHPSSYALVVSMENITLNWYFGNDRSMLVSNCLFRMGGAAILLSNRRSDRRRSKYELVHTVRTHKGADDKCFGCVTQQEDGDGKVGVSLSKDLMAVAGDALKTNITTLGPLVLPLSEQLLFMATLVAKKAFKAKIKPYIPDFKLAFEHVCIHAGGRAVLDELERNLGLTEWHMEPSRMTLHRFGNTSSSSLWYELAYSEAKGRIGRRDRVWQIAFGSGFKCNSAVWRALRAVAPEAEAERGNPWAAEIHRFPVDVPRVSKVGSA encoded by the coding sequence ATGGATGCTCCGGCGCCCAATGCCGCCAACCCGCCGGCGCCGGCGGCAGCGGAGCCAGCAGCGCAGCCGCGGCGGCTTCCGGACTTCCTCCAGTCGGTGCGGCTCAAGTACGTGAAGCTGGGGTACCACCACCTCATCTCCCACGGCATGTACCTGCTGCTGTCGCCGCTCATGGCCCTGGTGGCCGTGCAGCTCTCCACCGTGTCCCCGGGCGACCTCGCCGACCTGTGGGAGCAGCTCCGGTTCAACCTCGTCTCCGTGCTCGTCTGCTCCAccctcctcgtcttcctctccaCCGTCTACTTCCTCACCCGCCCCCGCCCCGTCTACCTCGTCGACTTCGCCTGCTACAAGCCGGGGCCGGAGCGCCGGTGCACGCGCCAGACCTTCATGCGCTGCTCCGAGGCCACCGGCTCCTTCACCGACGCCAACCTCGACTTCCAGCGCAAGATCCTCGAGCGGTCCGGGCTGGGCGAGGACACCTACCTGCCCCCCGCCGTGCTGCGGGTGCCCCCCAACCCGTGCATGGACGAGGCGCGCAGGGAGGCGAGCACCGTCATGTTCGGCGCCATCGACCAGCTGCTGGAGAAGACCGGGGTGAGGCCCAAGGACATCGGCATCCTGGTGGTCAACTGCAGCCTCTTCAACCCGACGCCGTCGCTGTCGGCCATGGTGGTGAACCACTACGGGCTGAGGGGCAACGTCGTGAGCTACAACCTGGGCGGCATGGGGTGCAGCGCCGGGCTGCTGTCCGTGGACCTCGCCAAGGACCTGCTGCAGGTGCACCCCAGCTCGTACGCGCTGGTGGTCAGCATGGAGAACATCACCCTCAACTGGTACTTCGGGAACGACCGCTCCATGCTGGTGTCCAACTGCCTGTTCCGGATGGGCGGCGCGGCGATCCTGCTCTCGAACCGCCGTTCCGACCGGCGGCGGTCCAAGTACGAGCTGGTGCACACGGTGCGCACCCACAAGGGAGCCGACGACAAGTGCTTCGGCTGCGTGACGCAGCAGGAGGACGGGGACGGCAAGGTGGGCGTGTCGCTCTCCAAGGACCTGATGGCGGTGGCCGGCGACGCGCTCAAGACCAACATCACGACGCTCGGCCCGCTGGTGCTGCCGCTGTCGGAGCAGCTGCTCTTCATGGCGACCCTGGTGGCCAAGAAGGCGTTCAAGGCCAAGATCAAGCCCTACATCCCGGACTTCAAGCTGGCGTTCGAGCACGTGTGCATCCACGCGGGCGGGCGGGCCGTGCTGGACGAGCTGGAGCGGAACCTGGGGCTGACGGAGTGGCACATGGAGCCGTCGCGGATGACGCTGCACCGGTTCGGCAACACGTCGAGCAGCTCGCTGTGGTACGAGCTGGCCTACAGCGAGGCCAAGGGCCGCATCGGGCGGCGCGACAGGGTGTGGCAGATCGCCTTCGGCTCCGGGTTCAAGTGCAACAGCGCCGTGTGGCGGGCGCTGCGCGCGGTGGCGCCCGAGGCGGAGGCGGAGAGGGGCAACCCGTGGGCGGCCGAGATCCACCGCTTCCCCGTCGACGTCCCCAGGGTCTCCAAGGTCGGGAGCGCCTGA